The Pecten maximus chromosome 14, xPecMax1.1, whole genome shotgun sequence genome includes a region encoding these proteins:
- the LOC117342731 gene encoding protein toll-like, with translation MKVRNFKEIQILLCICLVHSIMASPDSDVCGIPACRNKTSPLPSINMFSLHGNYVPFKGIAYLLIPPQGMHCYINLTTILHNYNFTQDPAVAVLAIHCQQPFVIHMSSYVGDSLSHIWYYFQMQGCRTSYKSLNRLSTAVDLKTITMPNRAYIHTNGSDCLSSNESIPRCHSIYNLHSIWITHSHGYLEQDLDDLFQCSDVFPNMTELTITNMSLTELPPSIIRKIPNVQSLEISNCKLTLPPKGFPWTEQSVRLKGNLTMEDYFLEHYGKPFNIQLDPNLYRRILNLNFNRIANLSNFSFRGYLQMIRLSGNGMIEIGSSTFRHLVGIQHIDLSLNKLRSLPEVLFQGLTSLRHIDLSRNTIASLPQNIFKDVTNVVYLNLANNALVHLPTGVFSTLSHLKEIHLEHNQLMTIEAQSFLISSTTLTMLYFDNNPLKVIPDIVFYLRYLNTAYLRNTYISFNNLTELTSRVNWSRMTDAVIESTSSANLDLNKPAVTLRKVDLTGSAIKSIWIQTNLTKFQHTFLLLALRHFHFILDKNNVTCDCNIVTFSRWIHKLKYDGLLTGKEYFFRDWVCMFPVELRGRLLLDIKPEETYCVTNVRHCPTDCWCYKRTLSDVIIVDCRGRSLETIPSVLPDGRLDLWFHYNNITVLENKSYLPRVRQLVLSNNNVELIESSAMSSMKNVLLLHLDSNLLATLPSQIRNMEIPSMLLKNNPFRCDCHTLWMKSWILKHQSRIPDWTDIACNSHNDDGTQFVGLPDKEFICVEDFDSVKHVITPAVSSSLSLAVFLVALGLLYIYRLEVKVLLYIYCGIHPFDKDKRGGKEKIDAVVIHAPGITDWVMKNIVTYLEENAQHYIICEMNRDFVAGFSYQENIVSIVRRSKRMILVLSDEMTDTHDMFKVAWREAQEKIKEKRTNYVIVIGHNRPQKKLTNKDLKRYLKRGRYVHTGESLFHEKILYSMPNYKYNVDNEGVRGLPDIRQCIQKTYDAEDKMEIQFDAFLAYGEADRDFAVNELRNDLEKNGYTLIIPDRDFPPGASKEENVLQAVSSCHHTLFIVSGEHLEDEWSLFTFRSASEKSLRNKSNHLILVSAHKEDIVIVDEEVRYHMKTQVGLDINSPWFWDRLHKALPPKGIENGQAQQMLVEDEGNVEEIERIKMLKEEENEEKEKEIERIKLFKEDWDENGGKHKDTERMKMKNGNSIILLEKDIFDDEPAHMDIQQIEGNESILFKANLNEIEIVDAIEEDDEIPKGQESHLEVTYV, from the coding sequence ATGAAAGTGAGAAATTTTAAGGAAATCCAAATCTTATTGTGTATTTGCTTAGTCCACAGCATCATGGCATCTCCTGATTCTGATGTATGTGGAATTCCGGCCTGTCGGAATAAAACGAGCCCTCTGCCATCCATCAACATGTTTAGTCTCCATGGAAACTATGTGCCTTTCAAAGGGATAGCGTATTTACTTATTCCACCTCAGGGTATGCACTGCTACATAAATCTCACCACCATTTTACATAATTACAATTTCACTCAGGATCCAGCTGTTGCTGTATTGGCTATCCATTGTCAACAGCCCTTTGTTATACATATGAGTAGTTACGTCGGAGATTCGCTCAGTCATATCTGGTACTACTTCCAGATGCAAGGATGTAGGACAAGCTATAAAAGTCTGAACCGTCTGTCCACTGCCGTCGACCTGAAGACCATTACCATGCCAAACAGGGCATACATACACACCAACGGTTCCGATTGTCTCTCATCGAACGAATCCATTCCTCGATGTCACAGTATCTATAACTTGCATTCTATCTGGATCACCCATTCCCATGGTTACCTGGAACAGGATCTTGATGACCTTTTCCAGTGCTCGGATGTGTTTCCTAATATGACGGAATTAACTATTACAAATATGTCTCTAACTGAACTTCCGCCGTCTATCATCCGGAAGATTCCCAATGTTCAATCTTTAGAAATATCCAACTGCAAACTCACTCTTCCACCTAAAGGTTTTCCATGGACGGAACAATCTGTAAGGCTAAAGGGTAATCTTACAATGGAAGACTATTTCCTTGAACATTATGGAAAACCATTTAATATTCAATTGGATCCAAACCTATACCGAAGGATTCTAAATCTCAACTTTAACCGTATAGCAAATCTATCCAACTTCTCTTTTAGAGGATATCTCCAAATGATTCGGTTGTCAGGAAACGGGATGATAGAAATAGGATCGTCAACCTTTCGACATCTGGTTGGTATTCAACATATAGATTTGTCCTTAAATAAACTTCGGTCGCTACCGGAAGTACTTTTCCAAGGATTAACCAGCTTACGCCATATTGATTTAAGCAGAAATACCATAGCATCTTTACCtcaaaacatttttaaagacGTAACGAATGTAGTTTATCTTAACTTAGCTAACAACGCATTAGTTCATCTACCGACAGGTGTTTTCTCAACTTTATCACACTTAAAAGAAATCCACTTAGAACATAACCAATTGATGACAATTGAGGCCCAGTCTTTTCTCATATCATCAACCACTCTGACTatgttgtattttgacaataacCCGCTAAAGGTTATACCCGATATAGTGTTTTACCTGCGTTACCTCAATACTGCTTATCTCAGGAATACTTACATATCCTTCAATAACTTGACGGAGCTAACGTCCCGCGTGAACTGGTCTCGGATGACTGACGCCGTCATTGAGTCAACCAGTAGTGCTAATTTAGACCTGAATAAACCAGCTGTCACACTACGAAAGGTAGATCTGACCGGAAGTGCAATAAAATCAATATGGATTCAGACAAATCTAACAAAATTCCAACACACATTTCTTCTTCTTGCTCTTCGCCATTTCCATTTCATTCTGGATAAAAATAATGTTACGTGTGATTGTAATATTGTCACATTCTCAAGATGGATTCATAAGCTTAAGTATGACGGACTGCTGACGGGTAAGGAATATTTCTTCAGAGACTGGGTTTGCATGTTCCCAGTAGAACTCAGGGGAAGGTTACTCCTTGACATAAAACCGGAAGAGACCTACTGTGTCACAAATGTAAGACATTGCCCAACAGATTGTTGGTGCTATAAGCGGACTTTGTCGGATGTGATTATTGTGGACTGTCGAGGTCGAAGTTTGGAGACAATTCCGAGTGTTTTGCCAGACGGCCGTCTCGACTTGTGGTTCCATTACAACAACATCACCGTCTTGGAAAACAAATCATACCTGCCTAGAGTCCGACAACTTGTCCTCagtaacaacaatgtagaactAATCGAAAGCTCGGCTATGTCTTCTATGAAAAATGTCCTTCTTCTTCATCTGGATTCGAATCTTCTGGCGACACTTCCAAGTCAAATTCGTAATATGGAAATCCCCTCGATGTTGCTAAAGAACAATCCTTTTCGTTGCGACTGCCATACCCTTTGGATGAAATCATGGATATTAAAACACCAAAGTCGTATACCAGACTGGACGGATATCGCTTGTAACAGTCACAATGACGATGGGACGCAGTTTGTTGGCCTCCCTGACAAGGAGTTCATATGTGTGGAAGATTTCGACTCGGTGAAACACGTAATCACTCCGGCTGTATCTAGCTCGCTCTCTCTTGCAGTGTTCTTGGTAGCACTTGGCTTACTCTATATCTACCGTCTGGAGGTGAAAGTCCTCCTGTATATCTACTGTGGTATTCATCCATTCGACAAGGACAAGAGAGGTGGAAAGGAGAAAATAGACGCGGTTGTTATACACGCTCCGGGAATTACAGATTGGGTGATGAAAAACATTGTAACCTATCTCGAGGAAAATGCACAACATTACATTATTTGCGAGATGAATAGGGATTTCGTCGCCGGCTTTTCCTATCAAGAGAATATAGTCAGTATCGTTCGGAGGAGTAAGCGGATGATTCTTGTCCTTTCGGATGAAATGACCGACACACACGACATGTTTAAAGTGGCATGGAGAGAGGCACAGgagaaaattaaagaaaagagGACTAattatgtcattgtgataggcCACAACAGACCGCAAAAGAAACTGACAAACAAAGATCTTAAACGGTACCTGAAAAGGGGGAGGTATGTTCATACTGGTGAAAGTCTCTTCCATGAAAAGATATTATACTCGATGccaaattacaaatacaatgttGACAATGAAGGAGTTCGAGGCTTGCCTGACATTCGACAGTGTATACAAAAAACGTATGATGCAGAAGACAAAATGGAAATCCAATTTGACGCATTCCTTGCATACGGCGAAGCCGATAGAGACTTTGCCGTCAACGAACTCAGAAATGACTTGGAGAAAAATGGATATACCTTAATCATACCCGATCGTGATTTCCCGCCAGGAGCATCAAAAGAGGAAAACGTGCTACAAGCTGTATCTAGTTGTCACCATACCCTGTTCATTGTGTCTGGGGAACATCTCGAGGACGAATGGTCACTATTTACCTTCAGATCAGCAAGCGAGAAATCTTTACGTAATAAAAGTAACCATCTTATCCTAGTGTCTGCACACAAAGAGGACATTGTCATTGTCGACGAGGAAGTCCGATATCATATGAAGACACAAGTGGGACTTGATATTAATAGTCCGTGGTTCTGGGATAGACTTCACAAGGCTCTGCCGCCAAAAGGTATTGAGAATGGGCAAGCTCAGCAAATGCTTGTAGAGGACGAGGGAAATGTAGAAGAGATAGAAAGAATAAAAATGCTCAAAGAAGAAGAGAATGAAGAAAAGGAGAAGGAAATTGAAAGAATAAAATTATTCAAAGAGGACTGGGATGAGAATGGCGGAAAGCATAAAGACACAGAgagaatgaaaatgaaaaatgggAATTCTATTATCTTGCttgaaaaagatatatttgatGATGAACCCGCACACATGGACATCCAACAAATTGAAGGCAACGAAAGTATATTGTTTAAAGCAAACttaaatgaaatagaaatagtAGATGCTATAGAAGAGGATGACGAAATTCCAAAAGGACAAGAAAGTCATTTGGAAGTTACCTATGTCTAA